CTGGAGGGCGCGCGGCTGGCTGGGTTCCAGACGGTGTCTTTGGTGACAGTGCGCGATCCGCGTTATGTCGCGAATATCCGCGCTTGGTGTGATGATATCGTGACCAAAGCTACCGCCAAAGCCAGCGCGCGTGTCGGCGAGGGCTTCGAGATTGAATTACGCCTGATCGGGCTGGACGCTACATTGGGCGATTTGGACAGCGCAGCAAAAGCGGGCACGGAAGTGGGTGTTTTGGGAATGGTCACCGCGCCGACCGAAGCGTTGTCGCGCGAAGTTGCTAAGGTTCTGAACCCCTACCTGCTGCACCATCCTCTGACCGAGGACGAGGAAATGCCAACCTTCGCCTTCCCGTTCTCGCCGCCGGAGGTGAACCGTGGCGCGGTCTATGAGTTCTGCCTGAACCACGTGCTTGAGCTGGAGAACCCGATGGACGCTTTTGCCCTGACGGTCGAGGAGTTGGGTGCATGAGCAAGCTTGGGGATATCGCCGTCAAAGTGCGGTCCAAAAATGCAGGTCCATTCTGGCTGACCGTCGACATTTTCTGCGGCACACCTGCGGTCTTTTCTCAAGTCTGCGGCTCGATCACCTCTGATCGTGTCGCGGTGCTATTTAAGGCCGACCCGGCCGTTGTGGACCGTTACGAGATGCCGTCGCTGAATGTGCTTAAGCTCAGTCTGCCGCGCCCCGCAATTCAAGGCACGCGCGAGGATCGCGACATGCATGGGGCCTCATTTGCAGCGCTGGTCGCCGAGTTGGACGTCTGACTGCTTGACCCGACGGAGCGATGTGATCACAGTCGCGCCCATGTTGCTGAATTCATCAAAGCCAGAGCCGACCGGCGCCGCCAATGACGTGGTGTATCGCCGCCTGCGCGCGCAGGTCATGCACGGGGAGATCCTTCCCGGCTCGGCAAGGACCTTGCGCGGGATCGGTAAAGAGTTCGGCGTGTCCATGACACCCGCCCGCGAAGCCATGCGCCGATTGGTGGCGGAAGGCGCGTTTACCCTGTCATCCTCAGGGCGAATTTCAACACCAGAGCTCTCCAATGACCGGATCGAAGAACTGGCGGCCCTAAGGGCGTTGTTGGAGCCGGAACTGGCTGCGCGGGCTTTGCCAAGAGCCCACTTCGCGCTGATCGACCGTTTGCAATCCATTAACGGGGTGATCGGTCAGGCGATCGCGCGGCAGGATGCGGTTGGCTATATCCGCACAAACCTCGAATTCCACCGCACGCTATATCTGCGCGCCCAAGCCCCTGCGATGCTGGCTATGGCAGAAACTGTCTGGCTTCAAATGGGGCCGACTATGCGGAGCCTTTACGAGAAACTGCGCCGCTCTGAGTTGCCTCGGCATCATCGCCTGATTGTTGCTGCGCTGAAGGCGGGGGACGAGCCGGGCTTGCGGCTGGCCGTGCGAGCAGATGTGACCCAAGGCCTGCGGATGTTGGCGCAATAGCATCGCAGTGCTTGGTGAACTGGCACGCCATGCGGTAGGCTTGCCCCGCAAGTGCACGGATTAACAAAATGGATTTTGAAGCCGAAACCCAGAAGATTGAGCTGGAGCGCCGCAGGCTCGAGGTGGAAAAAATGCGTGTCGAGATCGCCGATGCGTCTCGGCCGCTATGGTTGCGGCCCGGCTCATTGGCCAGCCTCTCACCCCTTCTGATTGCGTTGGCAGGGGTCTTCGCAGCTTGGGTCACGGGCTATTTCGACACCCAACGGACCCAACTTGCGAACGACATTGCCGCACTGGAAACTGAGAAGGCTGACCTTTCCAAAGACGTTCAGGCAGCGCAAAACATCATTGATAATGGATACTTGCGCATCCGCATGGCTGCGGGTGAAGCGCTTTATGCCTTGGGCCACTTCGGCGGTTTCTCCGAGGAGTACGAAGCCGCCTTGCAAAACCTCTTTAAGTTTCAGGAGCGTTTGTCGGATGACGGGATCGCGGCTGTAAACACCGTCGCGCAGATTTCTGCGGATCGGTTCAACGTGGTCGAGATCAGCCGACAGTCCTTGTCCGATTTGAACACAACACTGGCGAACATCGAAGCGTCCGACTGGGCTAAAGAGTTGACGACAGATCCAATTCTAAGGTCGGTAGGGCTGTTTCTTGCGCCGGATGGATCTTACTACGACGTTGAAAAGGAAAGGTTCCTGACCGAGACGGAAGCGCAAAACGCGCTTCCGAACGTATTTACTGCTCCGTCCAGCGACTAACTGTGGATCGCGCCGTCGCCGCAGGCCAAGGCCGCTTCGCGGACGGCCTCCGAGTAGGTCGGGTGCGCGTGGCAGGTGCGGGCCAGATCTTCGGCGGCAGCGCCAAATTCCATGGCGACGCAAATCTCGTGGATCAGATCGCCAGCCATTGGCCCGATGATATGTGCGCCCAAGATACGGTCGGTGTCTTTGTCTGCGAGAATTTTTACGAACCCGTCGCCCGCAAAGTTGGCCTTCGCACGCCCGTTGCCCATGAAGGAGAACTTGCCAACCTTGTAGTTGCGACCAGCCTCTTTCAGTTGCTCTTCGGTCGCGCCAACATTGGCAACCTCTGGGTGGGTGTAGATCACGCCGGGGATC
Above is a window of Litoreibacter janthinus DNA encoding:
- a CDS encoding DUF4387 family protein, producing MSKLGDIAVKVRSKNAGPFWLTVDIFCGTPAVFSQVCGSITSDRVAVLFKADPAVVDRYEMPSLNVLKLSLPRPAIQGTREDRDMHGASFAALVAELDV
- a CDS encoding GntR family transcriptional regulator, which produces MLLNSSKPEPTGAANDVVYRRLRAQVMHGEILPGSARTLRGIGKEFGVSMTPAREAMRRLVAEGAFTLSSSGRISTPELSNDRIEELAALRALLEPELAARALPRAHFALIDRLQSINGVIGQAIARQDAVGYIRTNLEFHRTLYLRAQAPAMLAMAETVWLQMGPTMRSLYEKLRRSELPRHHRLIVAALKAGDEPGLRLAVRADVTQGLRMLAQ